The Mucilaginibacter mallensis genome has a segment encoding these proteins:
- the dusB gene encoding tRNA dihydrouridine synthase DusB, with amino-acid sequence MSVQIGNIDLGEFPLLLAPMEDVSDPPFRYVCKQNGADMMYTEFISSEGLIRDAAKSRQKLDIFEYERPIGIQIFGSDIDHMREATEIASLAGPDLMDINYGCPVKQVACRGAGASLLQDIDKMVAMTKAVVEATHLPVTVKTRLGWDDNTKNVYEVAERLQDVGIKALTIHGRTRAQMYKGVADWALIRDIKKNPRIQIPIFGNGDIDSPEKAADWRMEFGVDGMMIGRAAIGYPWIFREIKHYFNTGEHLDKPTIAERIDACRTHLTKSVEWKGAKTGVFEMRRHYSNYFKGIDHFKEYRMKLVTAGTLDEVNEILWQINENYAPEMA; translated from the coding sequence ATGAGCGTACAAATTGGAAATATTGATTTAGGTGAATTCCCGCTATTGCTGGCGCCGATGGAAGATGTGAGCGATCCTCCCTTCCGTTATGTGTGCAAGCAAAACGGTGCGGATATGATGTATACGGAGTTTATCTCGAGCGAGGGATTGATCCGTGACGCAGCAAAAAGTCGCCAAAAACTGGATATTTTTGAATATGAACGCCCTATAGGAATCCAGATTTTCGGCAGCGATATCGACCATATGCGCGAAGCTACCGAGATAGCCTCATTAGCCGGCCCTGATCTGATGGATATCAACTACGGCTGCCCGGTTAAACAGGTGGCTTGCCGTGGGGCAGGTGCCAGCTTGTTACAGGACATAGACAAGATGGTTGCCATGACCAAAGCTGTGGTTGAAGCCACGCATTTGCCTGTTACCGTTAAAACCCGTCTCGGCTGGGATGATAATACTAAAAATGTTTATGAAGTTGCCGAGCGTTTGCAGGATGTAGGCATAAAGGCTCTTACCATACATGGCCGCACCCGTGCGCAAATGTACAAGGGCGTTGCCGATTGGGCTCTGATACGTGATATTAAGAAGAACCCCCGCATTCAGATCCCAATTTTTGGCAATGGCGATATTGACTCACCTGAGAAGGCTGCCGACTGGCGCATGGAGTTTGGTGTAGACGGCATGATGATAGGCAGAGCCGCTATAGGGTATCCGTGGATCTTCAGGGAGATAAAGCATTACTTCAACACCGGCGAGCATTTAGATAAACCCACTATTGCCGAAAGGATTGATGCCTGCAGAACCCATTTAACGAAATCTGTTGAATGGAAGGGCGCTAAAACCGGTGTTTTTGAAATGCGTAGGCATTACTCCAATTACTTTAAAGGCATAGATCACTTTAAGGAATACCGCATGAAACTGGTTACAGCGGGCACACTGGATGAAGTGAACGAGATTTTATGGCAAATAAATGAAAATTATGCGCCCG
- a CDS encoding CPBP family intramembrane glutamic endopeptidase: MINIPYKDLDNSSSELHPALQFLLILATLLVALLIGTAIGLGIITGLYGYSTFTAITESNLAVPHAIPALWILQLTSTTLPILAAALFFAYVVTPKPQQYIRSNFKFSWVLMLLVFAIMFISSPLIEFLSNINAKMVLPHFLQWMRESEDNAEKLTNAMLQMNTIWQMIFDLLFIGLFTAVVEEFLFRGCIQTIIEKWTKNVHVAIWVTAILFSAFHMEFFGFLPRMMLGVLFGYFVAWSGSIWTSVWGHFINNGTAVVITYLYQHKEISISPDDQHVFNSAGYIISFIIVLFLFWVYRDIALKKKPVQA; encoded by the coding sequence ATGATAAATATTCCATATAAAGACCTGGATAACAGCAGTAGTGAACTACATCCGGCATTGCAGTTTTTATTGATTTTGGCTACGCTTTTGGTGGCTTTGCTTATTGGTACTGCCATTGGCCTGGGCATTATAACCGGTTTATATGGCTATAGTACCTTTACCGCTATAACCGAATCAAACCTTGCAGTGCCCCATGCTATCCCTGCATTATGGATATTGCAGTTAACCAGCACAACGCTGCCTATTTTAGCTGCCGCTCTGTTTTTTGCTTATGTAGTTACACCAAAGCCACAGCAATACATCCGGTCGAACTTTAAATTTTCATGGGTATTGATGTTATTGGTTTTTGCCATTATGTTTATTTCATCACCATTGATTGAGTTTTTATCGAATATAAACGCGAAAATGGTGCTACCACATTTTTTACAATGGATGCGCGAGAGTGAGGATAATGCCGAAAAACTAACCAATGCCATGCTGCAAATGAATACCATCTGGCAAATGATATTCGATCTGCTGTTCATAGGCTTGTTTACGGCTGTAGTTGAGGAGTTTTTGTTCAGGGGATGCATTCAAACTATCATTGAAAAATGGACGAAAAATGTGCACGTGGCTATTTGGGTAACCGCCATATTGTTCAGCGCTTTTCATATGGAGTTTTTTGGTTTTTTGCCGAGGATGATGCTGGGTGTATTGTTCGGCTATTTTGTGGCCTGGAGCGGTAGTATATGGACATCAGTTTGGGGGCACTTTATAAATAATGGCACCGCTGTGGTAATAACCTACCTGTATCAGCATAAAGAAATCAGCATCAGTCCTGACGACCAGCATGTATTTAATTCAGCAGGGTATATAATTAGCTTTATAATTGTTTTATTTTTGTTTTGGGTTTACCGGGACATTGCACTAAAGAAAAAGCCGGTGCAGGCATAA
- a CDS encoding putative signal transducing protein, with translation MEKNWVKIYKSTNFYQSEIVKQMLIQHAIEAVLLNKQDSSYRNFGNVEVYVHNEDFNHAIELLILNQIDL, from the coding sequence ATGGAAAAAAACTGGGTTAAAATTTACAAATCAACAAATTTTTATCAGTCGGAGATTGTAAAGCAAATGCTTATACAGCATGCTATTGAAGCGGTATTGCTTAATAAACAGGATTCATCTTATCGTAATTTCGGGAACGTTGAAGTTTATGTACATAATGAGGATTTTAACCATGCCATTGAACTGCTTATCCTCAATCAAATAGATCTATGA
- a CDS encoding phosphatidate cytidylyltransferase, with product MKTRAITGFFFIIVMLASVLLGHYVFGAFYLVLSLFCLYEFYGLIKQGTAKPNLPMGLLCGALLYIAFALFTYKDAFALPALSQGRCVYKLMFLTPVLFGGIFIWELFRKLDAPFNNIAYTFLGIIFTVLPFTFFHALAYAGRFEGFNFHFPMAFLLMLWANDTGAYLTGMGFGKHKLFERHSPKKTWEGFIGGVLISAGVGLIISHFYADLTWTQWAGMAVIIGTFGTMGDLVESMFKRSINVKDSGGILPGHGGLLDRFDGLFLAVPVVYAYLYFITN from the coding sequence ATGAAAACACGCGCCATTACGGGCTTCTTTTTTATTATTGTGATGCTGGCATCGGTGCTGTTGGGGCATTATGTATTCGGTGCATTTTACCTGGTTTTAAGTCTGTTTTGCCTGTATGAATTTTATGGCTTGATAAAACAGGGCACAGCAAAACCAAACCTGCCAATGGGCCTGTTATGCGGCGCTTTATTATACATTGCCTTTGCTTTATTTACTTATAAGGATGCTTTTGCATTGCCAGCATTATCGCAAGGCAGATGTGTGTACAAGCTGATGTTTTTAACCCCGGTACTATTTGGCGGCATATTTATATGGGAGCTGTTCCGCAAACTGGATGCGCCGTTTAATAACATTGCCTACACGTTTCTCGGCATTATTTTTACGGTTTTGCCGTTTACCTTCTTCCACGCGCTGGCTTATGCAGGCAGGTTTGAGGGTTTTAACTTTCATTTCCCTATGGCATTTTTACTGATGCTGTGGGCCAATGATACCGGTGCTTATCTTACAGGTATGGGTTTTGGTAAACACAAGCTGTTCGAGCGCCATTCGCCTAAAAAGACCTGGGAGGGCTTTATTGGTGGTGTATTGATAAGCGCAGGTGTAGGTTTAATTATCAGTCATTTTTATGCTGATCTTACCTGGACGCAGTGGGCAGGTATGGCGGTTATAATAGGCACCTTCGGCACCATGGGCGACCTGGTGGAATCCATGTTTAAGCGCAGTATTAACGTTAAGGACAGCGGCGGCATACTGCCGGGGCACGGTGGCTTGCTCGATAGGTTCGACGGATTATTTTTAGCCGTTCCTGTTGTTTATGCTTACCTGTACTTCATTACAAATTAG
- the rplS gene encoding 50S ribosomal protein L19, with protein MDLVKFVEEQTVTVNQFPSFKAGDTVSVHYKIREGNKERIQIYQGVVIQRNSAGVSETFTVRKISNGIGVERIFPINSPNIDKVEVNSHGKVRRAKLYYLRALTGKAARIKSKRV; from the coding sequence ATGGATTTAGTAAAATTTGTAGAAGAGCAAACAGTAACAGTTAATCAATTTCCGTCGTTCAAAGCCGGTGATACTGTAAGCGTACATTATAAAATTAGAGAAGGAAATAAAGAACGTATCCAAATTTACCAAGGTGTAGTTATACAACGTAACAGCGCTGGCGTATCTGAAACTTTTACTGTTCGTAAAATTTCAAACGGTATCGGCGTTGAGCGTATCTTCCCTATCAACTCACCAAACATTGATAAAGTAGAAGTTAACAGCCACGGTAAAGTACGTCGTGCTAAACTTTACTACCTGCGCGCGCTTACTGGTAAGGCAGCTCGTATCAAATCAAAAAGAGTTTAA
- the trmD gene encoding tRNA (guanosine(37)-N1)-methyltransferase TrmD yields the protein MRFDIISVLPGLLDSPFAHSILQRAQKKGIAEIVVHNLRDYATNKQKSVDDYPYGGGSGMVMTIEPFAAIIEKLKAERDYDEIIFMSPDGETLNQQIANQLSIKGNIIILCGHYKGIDQRIRDIFVTREISIGDYVLSGGELPAAVLVDAVVRLIPGVLSDETSALSDSFQDGLLDAPVYTRPAEWNGHRVPDILLSGNTPEIEKWRFEQAVERTRLRRPDLLDE from the coding sequence ATGCGTTTTGATATCATTTCCGTTTTGCCTGGTTTGCTGGATAGTCCGTTTGCACATTCTATTTTACAGCGTGCGCAAAAAAAGGGCATTGCCGAAATTGTTGTACATAACCTGCGCGACTATGCCACCAACAAGCAAAAAAGCGTTGATGATTACCCTTACGGTGGTGGCAGCGGCATGGTAATGACTATTGAACCTTTCGCCGCCATTATTGAAAAGTTAAAAGCCGAGCGCGATTATGACGAGATCATCTTCATGTCGCCCGATGGGGAAACCTTGAACCAGCAGATCGCCAATCAACTATCTATAAAAGGCAATATCATTATACTGTGCGGGCATTATAAGGGCATCGATCAGCGCATCAGGGACATATTTGTTACGCGGGAAATCTCCATTGGTGATTATGTACTCTCGGGCGGAGAACTACCCGCGGCTGTTTTGGTTGATGCGGTGGTAAGGCTGATACCCGGCGTATTATCTGATGAAACTTCGGCATTGTCTGATTCCTTTCAGGATGGCTTGCTTGACGCCCCCGTTTATACCCGCCCGGCGGAATGGAACGGCCACCGTGTGCCCGATATATTATTAAGTGGCAATACCCCCGAAATTGAAAAATGGCGCTTTGAGCAGGCCGTAGAGCGTACAAGGTTGAGAAGGCCCGATTTGTTGGATGAGTAG
- a CDS encoding VOC family protein, which produces METKTAFAPMLTIRNGVTDIDFYKNGLGAVEHMRLNNDDGSIHVAELMIDDAMFHLHEIYPHSNAFDPQAHAGVITLGLMTADVHGLFDKAIAAGATVISPVEDYEYGYRQGTLQDPFGHQWILQCRIPASPDWKG; this is translated from the coding sequence ATGGAAACTAAAACAGCTTTTGCTCCTATGTTAACCATTCGTAATGGTGTAACCGATATTGATTTCTACAAAAATGGCCTTGGAGCCGTTGAACATATGCGGCTTAACAATGATGATGGCAGCATACATGTAGCAGAATTAATGATAGATGACGCGATGTTCCACCTGCATGAAATTTACCCTCACTCTAATGCGTTTGATCCGCAGGCACATGCCGGTGTGATCACCCTGGGGCTAATGACTGCCGATGTGCATGGACTATTCGATAAAGCTATCGCCGCAGGTGCCACTGTTATCTCCCCCGTTGAAGATTATGAGTACGGCTACCGCCAGGGCACACTGCAAGATCCCTTTGGGCACCAGTGGATATTACAATGCCGGATACCAGCCTCGCCCGACTGGAAGGGATAG
- a CDS encoding helix-turn-helix transcriptional regulator: MKNNIRVERAIKNITQAELAELIGVSRQTINTIESNRYVPSTVLALKIARVFGKPVEEVFMLDDED, encoded by the coding sequence ATGAAAAATAACATCCGCGTTGAGCGCGCCATAAAAAACATCACCCAGGCCGAGCTTGCCGAGCTGATCGGTGTATCGCGACAAACCATAAATACTATCGAAAGTAACCGCTATGTACCCTCGACTGTACTGGCATTAAAAATTGCCCGGGTATTTGGAAAACCTGTGGAAGAAGTATTTATGCTGGATGACGAAGATTAA
- the rimM gene encoding ribosome maturation factor RimM (Essential for efficient processing of 16S rRNA), whose product MKIEDCFRIGSILKTRGLKGELQLYVDFDNLADIDITAIFIDVAGKLIPYFVESIKYPMKNTAYLYLEDIDTIEKATPLAKKDVYLNNKQKPKKKKSEFTLKDLKGFTAIDENEGELGIITEINEYPQQLIANVTYKGCEVLFPLNEDIIKGIDVVKSIVFIDLPDGLLEIYLD is encoded by the coding sequence ATGAAGATCGAAGATTGTTTCAGGATAGGCAGCATATTAAAAACCCGCGGGCTTAAAGGCGAGCTGCAATTATATGTTGATTTTGATAACCTGGCTGATATTGATATCACCGCGATATTTATTGATGTGGCCGGCAAGCTGATCCCTTATTTTGTTGAATCGATAAAATATCCGATGAAGAATACCGCTTACCTGTACCTGGAGGATATTGATACCATTGAAAAAGCTACCCCGCTTGCAAAAAAGGATGTTTACCTTAACAACAAACAAAAACCCAAAAAGAAAAAAAGCGAGTTTACCCTAAAGGACCTGAAAGGCTTTACCGCCATTGACGAAAACGAAGGCGAGCTGGGCATCATAACCGAAATAAACGAATACCCGCAGCAACTGATAGCCAACGTAACTTACAAAGGCTGCGAAGTGCTGTTTCCATTAAATGAAGATATTATTAAAGGCATTGATGTTGTGAAAAGTATTGTGTTTATTGATCTGCCGGATGGATTGTTGGAGATTTATTTGGATTAG
- a CDS encoding 30S ribosomal protein S16, which translates to MATKIRLQRHGKKGKPFYYIVVADARAPRDGRFIERLGSYNPNTNPATIDINFDKTLDWVNDGAQPTDTCRAILAYKGVLYKKHLQGGLKKGALTAEQVETKFQEWLDQKEGKITGKKTGLVSAKDEARKTALAAEAKKKEERAAAIAAKNAPVAEVVEETPADEETEAPAAEAESAE; encoded by the coding sequence ATGGCAACTAAGATCAGACTACAAAGACACGGTAAAAAAGGAAAACCTTTTTACTACATCGTAGTGGCAGACGCACGCGCACCTCGCGACGGTCGTTTTATTGAGCGTTTAGGTTCATACAACCCAAACACTAACCCAGCTACTATCGACATCAATTTCGACAAAACTTTAGATTGGGTTAACGATGGTGCACAACCAACCGATACCTGTCGTGCTATATTAGCTTACAAAGGCGTATTGTACAAAAAACACCTACAAGGCGGCCTTAAAAAAGGTGCTTTAACTGCTGAGCAGGTTGAAACAAAATTCCAGGAATGGCTTGATCAGAAAGAAGGAAAGATCACTGGCAAGAAAACTGGTTTAGTATCAGCAAAAGACGAAGCCCGTAAAACTGCTTTAGCTGCTGAAGCTAAAAAGAAAGAAGAAAGAGCTGCTGCTATTGCCGCTAAAAATGCTCCTGTTGCTGAAGTAGTAGAAGAAACTCCTGCTGACGAAGAAACTGAAGCACCAGCTGCTGAAGCAGAAAGCGCAGAATAA
- a CDS encoding 5' nucleotidase, NT5C type, which yields MNKKQRIAIDMDEVMADTIDKFITLYKREHNLEVLLENMHGKEFALMLPEELIGTNRKYVNEPGFFRDIPVMPDSQRVIKELNEKYEVFVVSAAMEFRNSLTDKLDWLHEHFPFISWTHIMFCGLKIVNVDIFIDDRIRNFADFDGRKLLYSSPHNLLINDYERVDNWQQVADKLL from the coding sequence ATGAATAAGAAACAACGCATAGCCATTGATATGGACGAGGTAATGGCCGATACCATTGATAAATTCATCACACTATACAAACGCGAGCATAACCTTGAAGTTTTACTTGAAAATATGCACGGCAAGGAGTTTGCCCTGATGTTGCCAGAGGAATTAATAGGCACCAACCGTAAATATGTTAATGAGCCTGGTTTTTTCAGGGATATACCGGTAATGCCCGATAGCCAGCGTGTGATAAAGGAACTTAATGAAAAATATGAGGTATTCGTTGTGTCGGCAGCCATGGAGTTCAGGAATTCATTGACTGATAAGCTGGACTGGCTGCACGAGCATTTCCCTTTTATATCATGGACACACATCATGTTCTGTGGCTTGAAGATTGTTAATGTCGATATATTTATTGACGACCGCATCCGCAATTTTGCTGATTTCGACGGGCGTAAGTTATTGTATTCATCGCCGCATAATTTGCTCATAAACGATTATGAGCGTGTTGATAACTGGCAGCAGGTTGCCGATAAATTATTGTAA
- a CDS encoding PAS domain-containing protein: protein MLNHILAALNDCALAYDRDEAKYTFISTGIDCLTGYTIADFKQDIGLWQRLVDPRDKEQVQTATDRLNDGDTVNLCYRIITKAGKRWVTENRSLFIDEQTGHLILLSVVKDIQREEEEKYNQEHAIDGYSILFDNNPNPMWIYELSTLRILKVNTAAIKTYRYTEEEFLTMTIQDIRPGSEREKLDNFLDEKEITQTKSGFNQSGVWKHMARDGSIIFADINGDGIRYKNRDCRIVVAVNVTEKIRSREDVKLREQFLNSLIDSQTNFLMRIDINGNHTFVNKQFLTTFGYTGDEIIGAHFTTTSVPEEEELCRNAFVDCITHPGEVIKLSPKKVGKKGDIHDTEWEFIAITDEDGQVTGAQGVGQDVTERNNAQKEIIWTKNNLEALINNTEDLIWSINRDNRYLYMNQAFRDAYFKATGTIPVKGDSIYLKGDFDEKVFKKWDDLYKPAFNGTRYVAIDETIDPETNETIFSEVSFNPIYNSEGKITGVGCFARNITERIKINKAISDQNKRLQNIASISSHDLRKPVATMLGLINIIDKEDFYNPENKEIIEHLLTVGCEIDDVIRLIVDSSFTSNLP from the coding sequence ATGCTCAACCATATACTTGCAGCTTTAAATGATTGTGCTTTAGCCTATGACCGGGATGAGGCGAAATATACATTTATTAGCACAGGTATAGATTGCCTTACGGGCTATACTATTGCTGATTTTAAGCAGGATATCGGCTTATGGCAACGACTTGTTGATCCGCGTGATAAAGAACAGGTACAAACTGCAACCGATCGTTTAAATGATGGTGATACGGTTAATCTCTGTTATCGTATTATAACCAAAGCGGGCAAAAGGTGGGTAACGGAAAACCGGAGCCTGTTTATTGATGAGCAAACGGGCCACCTGATCTTACTCAGCGTAGTGAAGGATATCCAACGCGAAGAGGAAGAAAAGTATAACCAGGAGCATGCCATAGATGGTTACAGTATACTGTTTGATAACAACCCCAACCCAATGTGGATATACGAATTGAGCACGCTTCGTATATTAAAGGTTAATACTGCCGCGATAAAAACCTACAGATATACCGAAGAGGAATTCCTGACCATGACCATACAGGACATTCGCCCCGGATCGGAACGTGAAAAGCTGGATAATTTTTTAGATGAGAAGGAGATAACACAAACAAAATCCGGGTTTAACCAATCGGGGGTTTGGAAGCATATGGCCAGAGATGGCAGCATAATTTTTGCTGATATAAATGGCGACGGCATCCGTTATAAAAATCGTGATTGCCGTATAGTGGTGGCAGTGAACGTCACCGAAAAAATACGCTCACGGGAAGACGTGAAACTGCGCGAACAGTTTTTGAATTCGCTGATAGATTCGCAAACCAATTTCCTGATGCGAATTGATATTAACGGCAATCACACGTTTGTAAATAAGCAATTTCTGACAACATTTGGATACACCGGTGATGAGATCATAGGTGCCCACTTTACTACAACATCTGTACCCGAAGAAGAAGAGCTATGCAGGAACGCTTTTGTCGATTGCATAACCCACCCCGGCGAAGTTATCAAACTGTCACCTAAAAAAGTAGGAAAAAAAGGTGATATACACGATACGGAGTGGGAGTTTATTGCTATTACGGATGAAGATGGGCAGGTTACCGGAGCACAGGGGGTTGGGCAGGATGTAACAGAACGTAATAATGCCCAAAAAGAGATCATCTGGACAAAAAACAACCTTGAAGCGCTGATCAATAATACGGAAGACCTGATATGGTCGATAAACCGGGATAACAGGTACCTGTATATGAACCAGGCGTTTAGGGATGCGTATTTTAAAGCAACCGGCACCATACCGGTAAAAGGCGATAGTATTTACCTAAAAGGCGACTTTGATGAAAAAGTCTTTAAAAAGTGGGATGATTTATACAAGCCTGCTTTTAACGGTACCAGGTATGTGGCCATTGATGAAACTATTGATCCTGAAACCAACGAAACTATATTTTCTGAAGTAAGTTTTAACCCGATATATAACTCCGAGGGGAAAATTACCGGGGTAGGCTGCTTTGCACGTAATATAACCGAGCGTATAAAAATTAACAAAGCCATCTCCGATCAAAATAAGCGGCTGCAAAATATTGCCTCCATCAGTTCGCATGATCTGCGTAAGCCGGTAGCAACCATGCTGGGGTTGATCAATATTATTGATAAGGAGGATTTTTATAATCCTGAGAACAAGGAGATCATTGAACACCTGCTAACCGTAGGCTGCGAAATTGACGACGTTATCCGTTTAATTGTTGATAGCTCGTTCACCTCCAATCTGCCTTAG
- the folP gene encoding dihydropteroate synthase, translated as MAKDTFFHKKATLNAGSKLIDLTMPKVMGIINLTPDSFYADSRKQDTSSALQQAEKMLTDGAAFLDIGAYSSRPGAEDISIQEEMDRLLPVVEEIVKAFPNAVLSIDTFRAQVAEATIKAGAHIINDIGGGGLDADMFATVARLQVPYILMHMKGTPQNMNQLAQYEDVFNEVFDYFTNKYYQLKQLGVKDVILDPGFGFAKKTEHSYTLMNRLQDFNVLQLPVLVGISRKNMIYKTLGITAVEALNGTTTLNTIALTKGANILRVHDVKEAVEAVKIWEMCR; from the coding sequence GTGGCTAAAGATACATTTTTTCATAAAAAGGCAACCCTGAATGCGGGCAGTAAACTCATAGATTTAACTATGCCAAAAGTTATGGGCATAATTAACCTTACCCCCGATTCTTTTTATGCCGATAGCCGCAAGCAAGATACCAGTTCGGCCCTACAGCAAGCCGAAAAAATGCTGACTGACGGTGCCGCCTTTTTAGATATCGGCGCTTACTCCTCACGACCGGGCGCTGAAGATATTTCTATCCAGGAGGAAATGGACCGGCTGTTACCCGTGGTTGAGGAAATTGTTAAGGCATTCCCTAATGCTGTTTTATCGATTGATACCTTTCGCGCGCAGGTAGCTGAGGCAACTATAAAGGCCGGGGCGCATATCATCAATGACATTGGCGGCGGCGGGCTGGATGCCGATATGTTTGCCACTGTGGCACGCTTGCAAGTACCTTATATTTTAATGCACATGAAAGGCACGCCACAAAACATGAACCAACTGGCGCAGTACGAAGATGTATTTAATGAGGTGTTTGACTATTTTACCAATAAATATTACCAGCTGAAACAACTCGGCGTAAAAGACGTGATCCTCGATCCCGGCTTTGGTTTTGCTAAAAAAACAGAACATAGTTATACGCTGATGAACCGCTTGCAGGATTTTAATGTACTACAATTACCCGTACTGGTGGGTATATCGCGCAAAAATATGATCTACAAAACCCTTGGCATTACCGCTGTCGAGGCTTTAAATGGCACCACTACTTTAAATACCATAGCACTCACCAAAGGTGCGAATATTTTGCGGGTGCATGATGTGAAGGAAGCGGTGGAGGCAGTTAAGATTTGGGAGATGTGCAGGTAG
- a CDS encoding DUF1599 domain-containing protein, producing the protein MVSNTSTEYDAVINTCRGLFIKKTHDYGTAWRILRPASITDQIFIKAQRIRTLEEKKVSKVDEDITSEYIGIVNYCVMAMLQLECGPETPVELPADEVSVLYDEKVKETKDLMLAKNHDYGEAWRDMRISSLTDLILMKILRVKQIEDNKGLTLASEGIKANYQDMLNYAVFALIKLNP; encoded by the coding sequence ATAGTGAGTAATACATCAACCGAATACGACGCAGTAATTAACACTTGTAGAGGGCTTTTTATAAAAAAGACCCACGACTATGGTACAGCCTGGCGCATATTGCGCCCGGCATCAATAACCGACCAGATATTTATCAAAGCGCAGCGCATCCGCACACTGGAGGAAAAAAAGGTATCGAAAGTGGATGAAGATATTACCAGCGAATACATCGGTATTGTGAATTATTGCGTTATGGCTATGCTGCAGCTGGAATGTGGCCCCGAAACACCGGTTGAGCTGCCGGCTGATGAGGTAAGCGTTTTGTATGATGAAAAAGTAAAGGAAACAAAGGACCTGATGCTGGCCAAAAACCATGATTATGGCGAGGCCTGGCGCGACATGCGCATCAGCTCATTAACTGATCTTATTTTAATGAAGATATTACGCGTAAAACAAATTGAAGATAACAAAGGGCTAACACTGGCATCAGAAGGTATAAAAGCTAACTACCAGGATATGCTGAACTATGCTGTTTTTGCGTTAATAAAATTGAACCCCTAA